The Vitis vinifera cultivar Pinot Noir 40024 chromosome 8, ASM3070453v1 genome segment GCGTCTGGGAAGGACTTCTCGGACCCTCTCCCTGATGGCGACACCAACCCAAGGTGTATTTATGGTTTAAACCAAAATTCGGATTCTTTTTAGCTCTTAGAGAAGGAAACTAGTCAGAGAATGGTATCCCGAGTAAACCGTTTTCTCCGTTTTCTTGGGAAAATGGATGATAACGTTAATTGTAGCTATGAATTTTTGTCTAACCAAGAAACCCCACATAACCTTGCCTAGTATAAATATTTGGCTCAGTTGGATTGAGCTTCTTGGTTTTTGGAAATAACCTGAATGTTCTCTTGGCATGTAATTTCTATTGCTTGAAGGATCCAGAGTTCGTTTGTATTTTCATGatagtttttgttcttttggtGTTCTGAATGAATTTCTGAATCTCATGGCAAAGTGGGATTCCAAGGTTTCTCATTGCTTGAATTGACTGATTTTTCAACATCTTAGTGCATTTTTaataagggaaaagaaaaggaaaggttGAAGATCACTTAATATGGATTTCTTCAGTTATTGTCAGATTGTCCTTTACTTTCCTCGATTTTTTCAAGATCCAACCAGTGCATTAAACTATGtacataaatttgtaaaattttggttttgggaATGAATGCTTGcactattcaattaaaaattgtGAGAGGCCTAATTGGGTTTCTTTGTCATATGTATTTAgctcttttctttcttgcttgTTTAATGGACAAACTAAGCTACAATTTGTACTGAATATGGCATGTGAATGAAATATCCTATTTGCTGATTATATTACGAGGAATCGACTTTCTGTTCAGGTCTTGTATCACTTTCAGCATCTATCAAGCCTTTTTTCCAGTGGGACATGAATAGATAGATTGCTCTGCTGTTAGGTGTTAGTTTGATAGTACTGTATTCATTTTCCTAACACTTTTTTATTGTGATCTATGGTTTCATGGagtgtgttttttattttacgaTTTCATTTTGCAGCAACTTCTGCATTATAGAAGGACCGGAGACTGTCCAGGACTTTGTTCAGATGCAGGTTCAGGAAATTCAAGATAACATAAGTAGTCGGCGGAACAAGATCTTTCTCCTAATGGAAGAGGTGGttcttctaaaattttaatccaAAATTTCATCTTATTCTGTGGCTGAACTATCTGGAAAAGACTAGTTCCAAAGCAATTGATGAGATTAAATAACTATATTTGGTGTGTTATTCTATCTGAACTGTCTAGGTGAGGAGACTACGAGTGCAGCAACGCATAAAGAGTGTGAAAGTTTTTGATGAGAATGGCGAGGAGGAGGCAAATGAGATGCCTGACATGCCATCATCTATTCCTTTTCTCCCTCATGTGGTGATTCTCAAAGCTACTCAAGACTATTCTTTAAAGAAGTTCACAATGCTGACCCAAATAAACCTTATTCACTGTTACCAACATCTTGGAAGCACATACAGCACTCATTCAGGGAAACATATTTATGGTGGTGCCTGCATAGGATATACTCTTTCATTGACACAGATATTCAAGAAGATAATAGCAATTGACAATTGCATTTTTTGTGGATGGTCTCCAAATGAGTGCAACTAAGATTTAGGACAGGATGGTTAAAATTATCCATTGAGtcactttttagtttttctttaagAGATCAACCATATGCGCCACAATTGATCGGTAAATGTTCAATTTGGTTGACATGGTGCATGCTGGAGATATCCTCTATTTCTGTATTCAAGGAACAGTGTGCCCTcttgtcttttcttttatttgtttctttcttctgATATTATAGTTTTCTTATTGTTTGAGTATTACAATATTCTTACTATGTTTGTGCATTTTCATTTTGTAGACGAAAAGGACATTGAAGCAGCTCTATCTGACAAGCTTTTCGTTTATATCTGCAATTATCATTTTTGGGGGTCTTCTTGCACCAACAGTGAGATATTCTTGCACCTAAATCTATTTTCTAGTCTTCAAGTTTTAATTCCTTCTTCTGGTTTTTTAATTCTCACGAGCTCTTCATATGTTTGGGTTTATGTACACACACATTGTCATGAACTGTTCATATACACTCATGAGCTCAAGTgttaatgtattttttaataaacattttcattttgaaaatgaagaattaacATGTCGCTCATTTGATCAATTCAACAATTTAAAGTGCTTTTGTTTTCTTGcaagaagaaaattttatttttaatgtttggtaAAAATAATGActcatttttagaaatatattcAGAAACAGTTTTTTGAGAATGCATTAACAAGCATgttttttgtcattttcattgttttttgtttctggAAACAGAAAACTATCCTCATTCTCCTCTCAAAGATACATGCAAGTGTCCTCATAAGTGTCAATAATGACCTAAATCTATTAAATCTGTTTGACCTGGCAGCTGGAGCTGAAATTGGGTTTAGGAGGTACCTCATATGAAGATTTCATACGCAGCATGCATCTGCCAATGCAATTGAGGTGGTTACTGAAACTCAGTTTTCTGATTTCTCTTGTTGTAGGAATCTAATATTCTAAGCAGACAGGAgttctgtttcttttttcttctaggTTTCTTTCAACCATTCAATTGGCTTCATGATAAATAATTACTGTTAGATTCCATGTTGGTCCTCTGAATTACTCTTGTTTGTTCTCTGGTCAGTCAGGTCGATCCTATCGTGGCATCCTTTTCAGGTGGGGCAGTGGGTGTGATTTCTGCCTTGATGTTAATCGAAGCTAACAATGTTGAGCAACATGAGAAGAAAAGGTGTAAATATTGCAATGGAAAAGGTGTGTGTCAATTTGTCCCATCCATGAAATTCCAATTGATTACTATCTATTGAACATGAAATCATTTTATATCACATTCAGATTACAGTGCATTGAGATTCAGGTTCACTAGACACTTCAACCTGATATACTAACCCATTAGGATATCATGGTGGACTGAGGATTGATTGTATGAATGTGAACAATCAGATATGGGACTGATTGTGGGTACATGCTCTAATCTGTTTGATAAGGAattatcttgattttgatctGATTTCGAAAGGTATTGCAATGCGTATGGATTGAAATCAAATTAGGTTGTTCTGGCATATAGTTTCATATCTGATATTATAGAATGCCTATTATTGTGGTGGAGTTTATTATATAAGGATTCAAACCTCTGGTGGGTTGGATTTTGATTCTTATTGGATTTGTATTTTGCCTTGCATGGATCATGGCTCACTATCTGTTGAATTGCATTCCTCCAATTGATTAGTTTTATGACTTTTTTTCTTTGGCTTAGCATTTCTCTATTTACATTATTTGTAAACAGGATACTTGCCCTGTGCCCGATGTTCTGCAAGCGGGGTGTGCTTGAGCATTGAACCCATTTCAGTGTCCAGCGCATCTGATCGCCCTTTGAAAGCACCCGCAACTCGTAGATGTCCAAACTGTTCAGGGGTTGGAAAGGTAtaaatttgagttaaaaaaacaGCTTATTTTTGGAGTTGGATCAGGCCAAATGAAAGAGaaccaaagtaaaaaagaaattatattagAAGACATGATAAATATCAAGTAAATAGAGGTATGATATTATCAGAAGCACCAAATGAAACTGTGTAGCCTAAAGTCTGCAGATGTAGCATTGAGTCTGATGATATGAAATATGTCTTGTGGGTCTGGgatgtaaatttttattttacttgaataatttctgtttttttttaaaaacaaaaaccaaaattcaGGATGTGTTTTGAATTGTGCTGACCATTTGTCTCCCATGTTTATTTAGGTAATGTGTCCTACATGCCTGTGCACTGGAATGGTAATGGCAAGCGAACATGACCCACGAATTGATCCATTCGACTAAACTTAAAAGAGTGGAGGCCTTCATTTTAGCGATGTAATCCTCTTGTTTTTAAGCTCGTGGACAAATGCGACTAATCTGGGTTTGACTCCTGATTTGGGATAGGATTGTGAGAAACTTAAGATGaaaagaattttcctttttctccatTTAATATAAGTTCGTGAATGCTAAGGCTTATCATCCCTATTTCAAATGAACTCAAAATAATGCCTCatcattaattgaaattttagtCCACTGATAGGAATCTAATTCGAAGTTCCACTTAAAGGCCCCAGCCTTAGAAAGAGATTACTTTCtgcttttaaaaagtaattcttAATGGTTTtcagaaataaaattatatttatgaattcatatataaaaactattttttttaaaaatttattttctatgaacgtattatttaaatatatgaataaattaaaatttaaaaaacatcgtaaaggttttttctttcataccatattttaatcattcaaaTGGAGCCTAAATGTAATTTGAATAAAAGTTGCAGCAATTAGAAGGTTctgttttaaattaaatttctcaTCCTATAGACCAAAAGACAGTTTGGCCGAGTGGTCTAAGGCGCCAGATTTAGGCTCTGGTCCGAAAGGGCGTGGGTTCAAATCCCACAGCTGTCAGttcatttttccattttatcAACAAACGGAAGACGACGTCGTTTAAAGCAACTCTCGCTCTTCTATTTGCTTCTTCATCTACCCTTTGCTCCAAAACGACTTCGTTTGGCCTAAGTCTCTCTTCCCCCATCTTTTTGCGATTCCAGCCAGCGCCATAGGCCCAAACATGGCGAGAGCTCTCAGAAACAAGCCCGGTTTCCACCTCTTGGCTCGGTTTCTCAACTCGCCGAGTCCGGGCTTCCTCGGTAGCCTCAGATGGCTAGAAACCATAGCGTACGAAGAGGTTCGAGTTTCAACAGAGAGACCCTACAATTCAACAGCTTTTGTGGTTCATGGCCTCTTGGGATCTGGCAGGAACTGGAGATCTTTCTCCAGAAACCTCGCTGCCACGCTCTCTAATTCCTCTTCCTCATCTGgtatttcaattttgtttttgtttttttgttatttatttatttattttttcatttggttgctcaggaaatagaaagaaaatgaaactgaaaattttatggcttaattttacaaattacgATCCTATTAGTTGTTTGTTGAGAGCATCACCTTTTCCCTAGGCGGGGTtcgtttttcatttttgtatcaAAAAGTCTGCTTTCATGGAAATTTGGAGAGGGAGGTAAGATGCTGAAAAGAGGACTCCAAATTTGAACATTTTCTTTTGCTTCGTTCCGAGAATCGAGAGTGCCCTTTGGTTGTTGAGAACTAGTATGAAACGGAGGGAGAGTAAATTTTGAATTGTAGATTTTCATTATTTAGCactagaataaataaataaaaacgtCCTCTACTATTGTAGTCATTTTAGACATTTTtccccttctctttttcttttttccagaATCAAAAGGAGATttttggtagaatcggtacttAGCTAAtacaggaaaaggaaaaaattttaaaaattgaattgtaaattttaaattatttgctAGACCCTTTTCTTTTAAGATCAGTGATCATTCCACACCCGACTTGCCTATACAGCCAGTCGATGTGGTTGAGCTAAACTTTatgttttttcctcttttatttttttgttcttaaatcAATATGAAATATGATGAACATGGAGTTTTCTTATCTTTACATTCATTTGTCTTGGCAGTCGGAGttaaaatttggatttgaaaGTTTTCTGGGAATATAGAATGTGTGTTAAATTGTGTATTCACTTATATCTTCTTACTTTTCTGTGAGATTGAACAAATTTTTGTATGTAGATTGGAGGATGGTTCTTGTGGACCAGAGGAACCATGGAAGATCAGCTGAGGTAGAAGGTTTATATCCACCTCATGACATTGTCAATGCTGCTCAAGATTTGGCTAATTTGGTGAAATCTCAAGGCTGGGCTTGGCCAGATGTTGTAATGGGCCACTCTTTGGGTGGCAAGGTTGCGCTTCAATTTGCGGAGAGTTGTGCTCGTGGTGATTATGGTGAATCAGCAGCATTACCAAAACAGGTATTTCTTTGTCATGTCTTCGTTAACAACCTACCTTAGTTATCGGGTTGAATGTTAAGACTGTCTCCATTATGAGTGTTCTCTAGCCATGATTTCTTAAATTGCCATATTCTTAGTCCATTTCTGGTGCTATTTCTGATGATTTAGATTTGTTGATAATTAACAGTATCGGGGTGGTTGTGTTGGATTCTGGTAACTGTGATTCAGCTACCCTTGGGTTGGATGTTAAGTTGGAATTGCAAACTTGGGAAAAGTACCATTGGATGGGTGTGGAGTTTAAGTAGAATACCCATTCTAGTTGGCAGAATacccagaagaaaaaaaaggtttagtGACCATGGAGACAATTGGGGTttggtttttccctttttttatttatttttatatatgtgtGCATATGTCCTGATTTTGATATTACAGGAAGCCACTATTACATGCTATGTGACAACATGCATAATGCTTCATGGCTCTAATTACCATCACATCACTGCTTAAACAGATTAGTGAAAAGCATGTGAATATGAGTTACCTTATACTCATTGAAGCATACAATGCACTATGTGGGGTTCCTGCAAGCACATGAGTTGCTCTAaccttaattgattttttttgtggtttATGGTGTTGAGAGATTTGCAGTCAGACAGTAATTAAGCAAATTATAATCCTCCTTTCTGTAATATTCATTCACACATGGGAATGCTTTtgtgcttttgttttttttccgaTGCAGAACAGCTATTGGTGCTGGATTCTGTTCCAGGAAAAGTGAACCATGAGAACGGTGATGGGGAAGTGGAGAAAGTTTTGGAGACTTTGCAAAATCTACCTTCGTCAGTTCCATCACGAAAGTAAGACTTCTCTCCCTCTATAACTCATTTAGATGTCCAAGTGCAGGTGACAATTATTGATTGATGGTGCTATATTATTTTGTTCTCCAATCTTTTTGGAGGGTGgcttaaaatcaatttcattacGTATGAACTAGTTGCTAATGTGATGCATGTGAAACAGTTGGTTGTGATGAATAATTTAGATTGAAATTTTCtgaaaaacattatatatatgagAGAATTAATGAAACTGAGATGTGCAGTTTAAATGATCCCCTTTTTAATCTATTTGAAAATGAGATTGGAAGTAGGGAGGTAGGAGGGGCAGAGAATGATCTCATTTTTGATCGATTTGAAAGTGAGATTGGACaggagggagagagaggaggAGCCCTTAAGAGCTTGCTTACCTTCTCGTAACTAGCTGAAAGCTATTGTCCTAGTCGGTCTAGTTGTTAGACGCTTGAGATGTGGAGTTTCTTGTGTTATGAGCACTCCTATCTACAAATAAAGGAAGTTCTAAGATATGTAGGCTgtgtttgattcccaaaaaagcactaaggaaagaaaaaaaaaatgttaaagaaaatgattttttcatatttggttttattattggaaaatgcaaaagaaaatcaaatataattacaatTGGTTAGAAACttgtatatttttcaattattcaattatttaatctttatgcagaagagttaaaataagttaaatgagtttaatgtggtatataaaaataatttttgactttaaatttattttttaattttcttttactttgatctctattttctttttctcatattttccctcaaatttttctagaatcaAACAGAGTCATAGGATTTTCAAAGTTCATCACTCACCCTTTTTGAGCAAGATCCTTGAAATCCAATCACGTAGCTAGGATTGGGTTTGGTAAGGGAGGAAAAAGTGGGGGGGAAGAGAGGAGCAGATATAATATAACTTGTTGATATGTGCAGACTCCAAAATTTTCCACTCTAGTGCCTAGAGGCTCCTTCTTTATCTACTCTGGTTCTAACAAGAAGTAGCTGGAAAATTTCAACTTAAGAAGTGTCTCTGACTGACTGATCATTTTTCTTGGAACTTAAATTGGTTTTCTTTGAATATGAAAGTGCACCCTTGTCATACACATTTGTTGGTGTGCCAGTTATTCCATGCAACTGATCTTGTCTCCTGGCATCAGGTGGCTTGTGAATCACATGATGGAGCTAGGGTTTTCAAAGTCATTGTCAAACTGGATAGGCAGCAACCTCAAGAAATCGGGAGAACATGAGACATGGGCCTTTAATCTTGAAGGTGCAGTTCAGATGTTCAATTCTTACAGGTGTAATTTTTATAACCACTGAGTGAGAGACGggattattccttttttttttttcaactttttttccCTACCTCCTTTCCACATGACTTGGAACAATGAACATGAAATCCTGCAGGGAGACGGATTATTGGTCTCTGCTGGAGCATCCACCCCAAGGGATGGAGATAACGATTGTACGCGCAGAGAACAGCGACAGGTGGGATCCAGATGTGATTCAGCGGCTTGAAAGCCTTGCTGCTCGGGAAGGAAACGGCTCTGAGGGAAAGGTTTCGGTTCATGTTCTTCCAAAGGCCGGCCATTGGGTTCACGTCGACAATCCAAAGGGACTTCTCGATATTGTTGCTCCAAAATTAGCCTCCCTAGGTTAGCCAAGGCATAGTTTGGTTCAAAGGCGTTAATCATGGAGACCTATTATTTCCTACGGAGTCTCCAatgaaatgatattttttaaaatttattccattTCGCTGTGAAATAATATGGTAGCGCAGGCTACCAGTCATCGTTTCAAGCTTTGTTTATTCAAAACCAATTTCTCTTTCACCACCCTTTTGTGCTTTATTCAAAAGCATTTATCATTGTAACAAATGAATAAGCATTCTCTCGTAAATGAgctattattttcaaattatactTTACATCCAATAGGGccaaaaatctattttctaaGACATGTAAATAAATTAAGTGAATTCTCCCTTTGTGGCCAATTATGTGGATttatttaggtggtgtttgtttttttatttaattctaaatagaattttaatatttaatggttttttttttatttaattctaaatagaattttaatatttaatggttttaaatattaaattatttgtttttatagtattttatttttattaagtattaaaaagaaaaaaaatcaatatattaatttttatatttataaaaatttatatattttgattttttttatttaataaaaaatttaaaataagtgatgaaaaaataaaaataaaaaattaaaagttaaaaaaaacaatcattaCCTAATCCTCGCACACTTTAAGTATTATCACTTTCTTTGTGATTTGCAAAAATCAATGATATAGGAATTTTCAACTCCTTTactataaataattgttttaatatttaattaaaagccGCTTGTAAGTTTTtgaatttatgttttttgtcgtactaatttttttataattttataatgattaaaaaaatataataataaagtgcatgaaatttatttatcaagCATATTTCTCTAATATTATTTGAAGGTCTCGCCGTCCGGCCTTTACCAGCGGTTTAGGACAGACaggtaaccaagaaaaattcgaGGGGTGTATATGTAATTTTATGCGAGtcatcccaaaaccctaactaTAAAACCGAACAGAAAACATGATGACGGGAGAGGGCTTCAGCTGCGAAAGGGCTATCTCGAAACCCTAACTTCAGTCCTCAATCTACAATCCATTTGAAGCCATGGTACTTCTTACTCTACATCTTTATCTCCTTTTCGTTCTAGATTTTCCATTATGTAATTATTCATTTGAttgttgctgagaaaattttggataagaaattggagttttgctTCGTAAAATTTTTGCTTCTTTTGATGTGATTTGTTCATTTTTCGAAATCCAAATCCTTCTTTTTTCTTGCTTATTCTCTGCAATGAATGGCAAGATTATGTGACGGCTGTAAatgttttatactttttttgtgctttgattattttataacttttaatgTCTGCTAGTTCTAATTTGTTGATAAAGTGCGGTTAACATCTGCTTTATTTCCCGGAAATtagaagaaaatagaagaaaaggaaTTATAGAAACCATTTTTCTTGTGCCCTTGTTGTTGAAAAACAAGGAAGATCTACATAATCATCTAAGCCTAGTAAAATTACTAGGCTTGTATGAGTtggacttttcttttcttaaggACTTTCAAACGTAAAATGTGAGATTTTGGATgcatttccttctcttttttcaGCGGTTTCTCCGCTGTCAAACAGCATGATATACGTACGAGCTTTGGAATTGTTGTTCTATGAAGTGATGTACAAAAATTGGTATTTaattgtgtttttaaaattaatgagataaCATTGGTCATTTTGCTTTAAAATGAAAGGGAAAAGTGATGAATCACGTTAATTTGCATGAAGTTTTTCTgtcaaatatttacataaattaTCTATGCTTGGGGTATGCTGAAGTTCTcccttttatttcaaaatcaaatgacCATCATCGTCTCATTAGTTTCAAAAGTGCCTGGCAGACATTGATTCTTAGGACAAACTTGACCATaaaaatgacaattttttttgtgtatGGATGCCTAATATTTATACATGCTCATGTGTATGTGAACATGCTTCTCTTGGATGGTTAATACAGCTTGCATTAAGCTACATGGTTTTTTGTGTCCCATTTCAATTTCCATGAGATGGGAAGCTGATGAACCCATTTCTCATTTATATGTTTTGTGTGATCTTCCATAGTCAAGGAGGAAGGTTAGAGAGCCCAAGGAGGAAAATGTGACACTCGGACCCACTGTAAGGGATGGGGAGCATGCTTTTGGTGTGGCCCATATTTTTGCATCATTTAACGATACATTCATCGTGAGTATTAACATAACAGTCTCAtctttgaattgaaatttttataatCCAACTATGAATATTGGTTATATTTGGGTTGCAGCATGTTACTGACTTGTCTGGGAGAGAAACCCTTGTTCGCATTACTGGTATGctttatttctcattttactGTTTCACCAAAATGGCTCTATATGATTTTGTGTGCATGTGTGTGCATTCATCTGTGTTTGTGTATGTAATATTTGTATTTACTCACTTAAAAATGGTTTCTTATATTCCCTATGAACTTGTCATATTGATGCTGGTGAGCGTGTTGAATGACTGTGTCTAAGAGTTGTTTATGGAACTTACAATTTTCAGTACATAATTCATTTAAAGTTAGACTGTAATTCCATAAGTCGTTGGGATTACATGCATGCATATCTGTTTCTACATTCTTGTGCTTGTGCGTGTTGTCAACATTTATTTTGGAGATTCTTTGCACCTCTTTTTTTGTTGATGTTTGTAGCATTCATGCTTTTCAAACTCATGCTTAATGTTTACTCTAAGAAGGATATTTTGAAACATGGTAGGAGAATTAGCACGGTGTCTTACTATGTATTAAGATATCTCTTCATTGATGTAATGTTATAGTCTAATTATAAATGTATGCTAGTGGAGAGATTCATGCCTCTCTTAAGTGGATTTATGTTTCTAATCTGTCCACATATTCTTCTtgaattctatatatatatatatatatatttgtattttatatctATTTCTGGAAAGTTGAAATCACTGAAGAAGATTTGTGgagactaaaaattatatagatgtATGGCTATGTTGCATGGGTTAAGTATGAGTGTTGGATGTGGGTTTGTGTCCAGGTGTCTAATCTGTCTCACTTAAAAGTTTACAATATGTGCTCAGCtaaaaaggataaaagaaaatgggcatgagtaaaagaaaaatcaattaaaaataaatttgaactgaaggtgttatttttaaaagctttCATCTTTTCCCTTTAATCCTTTTTGGCCCTCTTATccttaaataattttacaaaaaattagttttcaattgaatttttttttttcttaatttttatctttattttttatcattcaaatatttattttgtttcatttattatatgcattattttttaatttttgagacATTGAAATTTGCAATTGGTCAGCATGGACAGATTGGAACGCTTAGACCATGTATCACTGGTTTATTAAGGGGACTACTCCATTATGCTTCTCCTTTCCCATTTTTCAGTGACGAGCTTTTTGCCATCTCTAAATGCAGGTGGTATGAAGGTAAAAGCTGACAGGGATGAATCGTCACCATATGCAGCCATGCTTGCAGCACAAGATGTTGCTCAAAGATGCAAGGTCATATATCCCTTCCCCTTTAGT includes the following:
- the LOC100261394 gene encoding protein ORANGE-LIKE, chloroplastic is translated as MASLLFFSQSAPISAWNSTSSKALICITALHGNPKRLSLHRRISRSQIICASGKDFSDPLPDGDTNPSNFCIIEGPETVQDFVQMQVQEIQDNISSRRNKIFLLMEEVRRLRVQQRIKSVKVFDENGEEEANEMPDMPSSIPFLPHVTKRTLKQLYLTSFSFISAIIIFGGLLAPTLELKLGLGGTSYEDFIRSMHLPMQLSQVDPIVASFSGGAVGVISALMLIEANNVEQHEKKRCKYCNGKGYLPCARCSASGVCLSIEPISVSSASDRPLKAPATRRCPNCSGVGKVMCPTCLCTGMVMASEHDPRIDPFD
- the LOC100256369 gene encoding uncharacterized protein LOC100256369: MARALRNKPGFHLLARFLNSPSPGFLGSLRWLETIAYEEVRVSTERPYNSTAFVVHGLLGSGRNWRSFSRNLAATLSNSSSSSDWRMVLVDQRNHGRSAEVEGLYPPHDIVNAAQDLANLVKSQGWAWPDVVMGHSLGGKVALQFAESCARGDYGESAALPKQLLVLDSVPGKVNHENGDGEVEKVLETLQNLPSSVPSRKWLVNHMMELGFSKSLSNWIGSNLKKSGEHETWAFNLEGAVQMFNSYRETDYWSLLEHPPQGMEITIVRAENSDRWDPDVIQRLESLAAREGNGSEGKVSVHVLPKAGHWVHVDNPKGLLDIVAPKLASLG
- the LOC100256298 gene encoding small ribosomal subunit protein uS11z, producing MSRRKVREPKEENVTLGPTVRDGEHAFGVAHIFASFNDTFIHVTDLSGRETLVRITGGMKVKADRDESSPYAAMLAAQDVAQRCKELGITALHIKLRATGGNKTKTPGPGAQSALRALARSGMRIGRIEDVTPIPTDSTRRKGGRRGRRL